In Anaerobacillus isosaccharinicus, one genomic interval encodes:
- a CDS encoding DUF2524 family protein, whose translation MGTHDKITQQLQQIDEILQFAEGELNSAKQVQGGNELKYDEAQQQLEQMNMQIESLLRSATPEQREELTRARQQVNQMQNKMILGL comes from the coding sequence ATGGGTACTCATGATAAAATTACACAACAGTTACAACAAATTGATGAGATATTACAATTTGCTGAAGGTGAGCTTAACTCTGCAAAGCAAGTTCAAGGTGGAAATGAGTTAAAGTACGATGAAGCACAGCAACAATTAGAACAAATGAATATGCAAATTGAAAGCTTGTTAAGAAGTGCAACCCCAGAACAAAGAGAGGAATTAACTCGCGCAAGACAACAAGTAAACCAAATGCAAAATAAAATGATATTAGGACTTTAA